One stretch of Pedobacter riviphilus DNA includes these proteins:
- the mnmA gene encoding tRNA 2-thiouridine(34) synthase MnmA has protein sequence MSKHGRILVAMSGGVDSSVAAVMLHEQGYEVIGLTMKTWDYATSGGSSKETGCCSLDSINDARTLAVNYGFPHYILDIRDEFGDYVIDNFVDEYLAGRTPNPCVLCNTHIKWEALLKRANKLDCEFIATGHYANIRQQDSGRYVISKGKDENKDQSYVLWGVSQENLSRTKFPLGSFAKSEIRQMALDMGQEELAKKSESYEICFVPDNDYRAFLKHKVEDLEERVAGGNFILSNGMVVGQHKGYPFYTIGQRKGLGVAFGEPMFVTQILPESNTVVLGKADELERREAMVRNINLIKYASIEEPMNDVITKIRYKDAGMLSTIVQEKDKMRVVFDHNVSAIAPGQSAVFYEGNDLLGGGFLV, from the coding sequence ATGAGTAAACACGGTAGAATTCTGGTTGCCATGAGTGGCGGGGTTGATAGTTCGGTAGCGGCTGTAATGTTGCATGAGCAGGGTTATGAGGTTATTGGATTAACCATGAAGACCTGGGATTATGCTACTTCTGGTGGAAGCAGTAAGGAAACTGGCTGTTGCTCATTAGATAGTATCAACGATGCCCGTACACTTGCCGTAAACTATGGTTTTCCGCATTATATCCTTGATATCAGGGATGAATTTGGCGATTACGTAATCGATAATTTTGTTGACGAATACCTTGCCGGAAGAACGCCAAATCCATGTGTTTTATGCAATACACATATTAAATGGGAAGCACTTTTAAAACGCGCCAATAAACTCGATTGCGAGTTTATTGCAACTGGGCATTACGCCAATATCCGTCAGCAAGACAGCGGCCGCTACGTAATTTCGAAAGGAAAAGACGAAAATAAAGATCAATCTTATGTACTGTGGGGTGTTTCGCAAGAGAACCTTTCGCGTACTAAATTCCCATTAGGCAGTTTTGCAAAATCTGAAATCAGACAGATGGCTTTGGATATGGGGCAGGAAGAACTGGCAAAAAAATCGGAGAGTTATGAAATCTGTTTCGTACCTGATAACGATTACAGGGCTTTTTTAAAACATAAAGTAGAAGATTTAGAAGAAAGAGTGGCCGGCGGAAATTTCATTTTAAGCAATGGAATGGTTGTTGGACAACATAAAGGTTACCCCTTTTATACCATCGGTCAGCGTAAAGGTTTAGGCGTAGCCTTTGGCGAGCCTATGTTTGTAACGCAAATACTGCCTGAAAGTAATACGGTAGTTTTGGGTAAAGCCGACGAGCTTGAGCGCCGTGAAGCCATGGTACGCAACATTAACCTGATAAAATACGCAAGCATTGAAGAACCAATGAATGATGTAATTACCAAAATCCGTTATAAAGACGCAGGTATGTTAAGTACAATTGTTCAGGAAAAAGATAAAATGCGTGTAGTGTTCGATCATAATGTTTCGGCAATTGCTCCTGGCCAATCGGCTGTATTTTACGAAGGAAATGATTTATTGGGCGGAGGGTTTTTAGTTTAA
- a CDS encoding response regulator transcription factor, whose product MKKCIYVVEDNPWIREIIEFLLIEELYEVRTCPNTNDFWFQMSKHLPDMVILDIMLPDGNGLDICNTLKRNIKTHDIPVMMMSANNHLNAVKAKCDAEDFINKPFDLNDFMNRVDKYLLN is encoded by the coding sequence ATGAAAAAGTGCATCTATGTAGTAGAAGACAATCCGTGGATTAGAGAAATCATAGAATTTTTATTAATCGAAGAACTTTACGAAGTAAGGACCTGTCCAAATACAAACGATTTTTGGTTTCAGATGAGCAAACACCTGCCTGATATGGTAATTCTTGATATTATGTTGCCTGATGGAAATGGCCTTGATATCTGTAATACACTAAAGCGAAACATTAAAACACACGATATTCCGGTAATGATGATGTCGGCCAATAACCACTTGAATGCAGTTAAGGCTAAATGTGATGCGGAGGATTTTATCAATAAACCTTTCGATCTGAACGATTTTATGAATAGAGTAGATAAATATTTACTTAACTAA
- a CDS encoding FMN-dependent NADH-azoreductase, whose amino-acid sequence MKILHLISSPRGEASFSVKLGNAIVEKLQAANPGSTVTTNNLTNTPFPHLEEVHINSFFTPLENHTPELAEAVKHSDQAITELKNADAIVIGVPMYNFGLPSALKAWIDHIARAGQTFSYSENGPVGLIKGKKVYLAISSGGVYSDGPMKAYDFTESYLRSVLGFLGMIDVTAYRVEGLSIPNLKDVALNNAVESIIL is encoded by the coding sequence ATGAAAATATTACATTTAATATCAAGCCCTAGGGGCGAAGCATCTTTCAGCGTTAAATTGGGAAATGCAATTGTAGAAAAATTACAGGCGGCTAATCCGGGGAGTACGGTAACTACGAATAACCTTACCAATACACCATTTCCACACTTAGAAGAGGTACACATCAATTCTTTCTTTACCCCGCTCGAAAACCATACGCCCGAACTGGCCGAAGCAGTAAAACACTCGGACCAAGCCATTACTGAGCTAAAAAATGCCGATGCCATTGTAATTGGGGTGCCTATGTACAACTTTGGGCTTCCTTCTGCTTTAAAAGCGTGGATTGATCACATAGCACGTGCTGGCCAAACATTTAGCTATTCAGAAAATGGCCCAGTGGGATTGATAAAAGGTAAAAAAGTTTATCTGGCCATTTCATCAGGCGGTGTATATTCTGACGGACCAATGAAAGCCTACGATTTTACCGAATCTTATCTGAGATCGGTATTGGGCTTTTTAGGGATGATAGATGTAACCGCCTATAGGGTAGAAGGTTTAAGTATACCCAACCTGAAAGATGTGGCATTAAATAATGCTGTTGAAAGTATAATACTATAG